Proteins co-encoded in one Methanothermobacter sp. genomic window:
- the frhD gene encoding coenzyme F420-reducing hydrogenase, FrhD protein, which produces MPYEAEILVVGCGNILFKDDGFGPAVIQALEEHFKDKKMPDNILFIDAGTGGPHYVFSLPHESWRKIIVVDVVEFDAEPGTLRKFDLEEIPKGSYENMHSWPVNQPLHELSKKIEVVVIGCKPKEISAPYVEMGLTPPVEKAIPKAVKMILKEIGVYQ; this is translated from the coding sequence ATGCCATACGAAGCTGAGATTCTAGTAGTGGGCTGTGGAAACATCCTATTTAAGGACGACGGCTTCGGCCCGGCAGTAATCCAAGCCCTTGAAGAACACTTCAAGGACAAGAAAATGCCAGATAACATTCTATTCATAGATGCAGGTACCGGCGGCCCACATTATGTGTTCTCACTTCCCCACGAATCCTGGAGGAAGATAATAGTCGTGGACGTCGTGGAATTCGACGCAGAACCCGGAACCTTGAGAAAATTTGATCTTGAAGAGATCCCAAAAGGATCCTATGAGAACATGCATTCATGGCCGGTGAACCAGCCCCTCCATGAACTCAGCAAAAAAATCGAAGTGGTGGTAATAGGGTGTAAACCAAAGGAAATATCCGCCCCCTACGTGGAAATGGGCCTCACACCCCCAGTCGAGAAGGCCATTCCCAAGGCGGTTAAGATGATTTTAAAAGAAATTGGGGTTTACCAATGA
- the frhG gene encoding coenzyme F420 hydrogenase subunit gamma, whose amino-acid sequence MSLIARIKRFLGLEAKPEKEEKPVEVPKEEVEKVAEEEKAKPRIGYIHLSGCTGDAMSLTENYDILADLLTDMVEIVYGHTLVDVWEMPEMDLALVEGSVCLQDEHSIKELKEVREKAKLVCAFGSCAATGCFTRYARGGQQAQPAHESFVPISSIIDVDLALPGCPPSPEIIAKAVVALLNDDMDYLKPMLDLAGYNEACGCDLQTKIVNQGLCIGCGTCAMACQTRALEMVNGRPELNNDRCIKCGICYVQCPRSWWPEEQIRKELGL is encoded by the coding sequence ATGAGCTTAATTGCCCGTATTAAAAGATTTTTAGGATTGGAGGCTAAACCTGAAAAGGAAGAAAAACCTGTTGAAGTTCCAAAAGAGGAGGTTGAGAAAGTGGCTGAAGAAGAAAAAGCAAAACCAAGAATAGGTTACATCCACCTAAGTGGGTGTACAGGAGATGCAATGTCGTTAACAGAAAATTACGACATCCTTGCAGATTTACTAACTGACATGGTAGAGATAGTTTACGGACATACCTTGGTGGATGTATGGGAAATGCCCGAGATGGACCTCGCCCTAGTAGAAGGATCCGTATGCCTGCAAGATGAGCACAGCATAAAAGAATTGAAGGAGGTAAGAGAAAAAGCCAAACTAGTATGTGCATTTGGATCATGCGCTGCAACAGGCTGCTTCACAAGATATGCGAGAGGAGGCCAACAAGCACAACCAGCACACGAATCTTTCGTACCCATATCATCTATAATAGATGTTGACTTGGCACTGCCAGGATGCCCACCCTCACCCGAGATCATAGCCAAAGCCGTTGTAGCACTTTTAAACGATGACATGGACTACCTTAAACCTATGTTAGATCTTGCAGGCTATAATGAGGCTTGTGGATGCGACTTGCAGACCAAAATAGTTAACCAGGGCCTTTGCATAGGCTGTGGTACATGTGCCATGGCATGCCAGACCCGAGCCCTTGAAATGGTTAATGGAAGACCTGAACTCAACAATGACCGTTGCATAAAATGTGGAATATGCTACGTCCAATGCCCAAGGAGTTGGTGGCCAGAAGAACAGATAAGGAAGGAGTTAGGATTATAG
- a CDS encoding macro domain-containing protein → MQYKENKIQVKKGDITNIKVDAIVNPANSYGLMGGGVALSIKEKGGADIEKEAISKAPIPVGEAIATTAGKLKAKYVIHAPTMEEPAQPSNIRAIKKATLAALKKASELKISSIAFPGMGTGVGRVPKDKAAQAMIEAVKESPEEIEKILFIAYNQEMYEAFKNAMKNLLSRGELI, encoded by the coding sequence TTGCAATACAAAGAAAATAAAATCCAAGTAAAAAAGGGTGATATTACTAACATCAAAGTTGATGCTATAGTTAACCCTGCGAATTCTTATGGTCTAATGGGTGGAGGCGTGGCCCTATCAATAAAAGAGAAAGGAGGAGCTGATATAGAAAAAGAAGCGATTTCAAAGGCGCCCATACCAGTAGGTGAGGCCATAGCAACAACCGCAGGGAAATTAAAGGCAAAGTATGTTATACATGCACCTACAATGGAAGAGCCTGCACAACCATCAAATATAAGAGCAATAAAGAAAGCGACACTTGCAGCCCTAAAAAAGGCGTCTGAACTTAAAATTTCATCAATAGCCTTTCCTGGTATGGGCACAGGTGTCGGTAGAGTGCCAAAAGACAAAGCAGCCCAAGCCATGATAGAAGCCGTAAAAGAATCCCCTGAAGAAATAGAGAAAATACTATTCATAGCATATAACCAAGAAATGTACGAGGCATTTAAAAATGCTATGAAAAATCTTTTAAGTAGAGGTGAGTTGATATGA
- the dnaJ gene encoding molecular chaperone DnaJ — protein sequence MPKKDYYEILGVDRNASKKDIKRAYRRLARKYHPDVSDDPNAAEKFKEISEAYAVLSDDEKRQRYDQFGHAGMEGFTQEDIFRNINFEDVFRDLDFDFSSIFDIFGFGRRRGPQRGADINYRLEITLEDAYNGLETDIKVPHTRKCPVCNGSRAEPGSSTRTCTTCNGTGQVRKVQRTLLGQIMNITTCPDCNGEGRIIEKQCNNCKGTGTVKKTSTIHIRIPPGVEDGSRLRIPGEGEMGPKGGPPGDLYVTIKIKPHKLFERKGANLYFEKPISFVQAALGDIVEIPTMEKPIKLKIPPGTQTGTTFRIKGYGMPHINWEGRGNLYVKVRVVTPQKLNKRQKELLREFARISGDEIKKEKGLFQRMKDAIIY from the coding sequence ATGCCAAAAAAGGATTATTATGAAATATTAGGCGTTGATAGAAACGCCAGTAAAAAAGATATAAAAAGAGCCTATAGGAGACTAGCGAGGAAATATCATCCAGACGTTAGCGACGACCCCAATGCTGCTGAAAAGTTCAAAGAAATCAGCGAAGCCTACGCGGTATTATCTGATGATGAGAAAAGACAAAGATACGACCAATTCGGCCACGCTGGAATGGAAGGATTCACACAAGAAGACATATTCAGAAACATAAACTTCGAAGACGTATTCAGAGACCTGGACTTTGATTTCAGCAGCATATTCGACATCTTCGGCTTCGGCAGGAGACGAGGTCCACAAAGGGGTGCTGACATAAATTACAGACTCGAAATAACACTAGAAGATGCATACAATGGCTTGGAAACCGATATAAAAGTTCCACATACAAGAAAATGTCCTGTTTGTAATGGGTCAAGGGCAGAACCTGGCAGCAGCACAAGGACATGCACCACTTGTAATGGCACAGGACAGGTAAGAAAAGTGCAAAGAACTCTTCTAGGTCAAATAATGAACATAACAACTTGTCCAGATTGTAATGGGGAAGGTAGAATCATTGAAAAACAATGCAACAACTGTAAAGGTACAGGAACGGTTAAAAAGACGAGCACGATCCATATAAGGATACCTCCAGGAGTCGAGGACGGCTCAAGGTTAAGGATTCCAGGAGAAGGTGAAATGGGCCCAAAGGGCGGGCCCCCAGGCGACCTTTACGTGACGATAAAAATAAAACCGCACAAATTATTTGAAAGGAAAGGAGCTAACCTCTATTTTGAAAAACCAATAAGTTTCGTCCAAGCAGCTCTAGGAGATATAGTAGAAATCCCAACCATGGAAAAACCAATCAAACTTAAAATACCCCCAGGAACCCAAACCGGAACCACGTTCCGTATAAAAGGTTATGGGATGCCTCATATCAACTGGGAGGGCCGTGGGAACTTATATGTGAAAGTGAGGGTTGTAACACCACAAAAGCTGAATAAGAGACAAAAAGAACTTTTAAGAGAATTTGCAAGGATTAGCGGTGACGAGATCAAAAAAGAAAAGGGTCTGTTCCAGAGGATGAAGGATGCTATAATATATTAG
- the map gene encoding type II methionyl aminopeptidase — MEEEYRKAGKILSKIRKKAFKLVQEDLPVIELVNFVEDNIIKEGARPAFPCNVSINDITAHYTSPANDKTLIKRGDLVKLDMGAHVNGYIADTAISILVGDHDKNFEKNLKMIEASQSALENAISIIKAGVELEKIGKIIQDTINDFGFKPVANLTGHSMDRWILHSGLSVPNINEKNTHKLEEGDVLAIEPFATDGIGYVTDMPQTYIFRFLRDRPLRIAHARNVLKKIKQEYKSLPFAQRWLTEHFDPKRLNASMRLLIQSRAIYPYHVLREKSGAWVSQAEHTIIVEKDSCQVITE, encoded by the coding sequence ATGGAAGAAGAATACAGAAAAGCTGGGAAAATACTATCAAAGATCCGGAAGAAAGCCTTCAAACTCGTGCAGGAAGATCTACCAGTTATAGAACTTGTAAATTTCGTTGAAGATAATATCATAAAAGAAGGGGCTAGACCAGCGTTCCCCTGTAATGTTTCAATAAATGATATAACAGCACATTACACTTCCCCAGCCAACGACAAAACCTTGATTAAACGTGGGGACCTTGTAAAATTAGATATGGGCGCGCATGTAAATGGTTATATAGCCGACACCGCCATAAGCATCCTCGTAGGAGATCATGATAAAAATTTCGAAAAAAACTTGAAAATGATCGAAGCGTCCCAGAGCGCCCTTGAAAATGCTATAAGCATAATAAAAGCTGGTGTAGAACTTGAAAAAATAGGGAAGATCATCCAAGACACCATAAATGATTTCGGTTTCAAACCAGTAGCCAACCTCACCGGTCATAGTATGGATAGATGGATACTACATTCAGGGTTATCAGTACCTAATATTAACGAGAAAAATACCCATAAACTCGAAGAAGGAGATGTTCTCGCCATCGAACCATTCGCAACAGACGGCATTGGATATGTAACCGACATGCCTCAAACATATATTTTCAGATTCTTAAGGGATAGACCCCTCAGAATAGCCCATGCAAGAAATGTTCTCAAAAAGATAAAACAAGAATACAAAAGTTTACCATTCGCCCAAAGGTGGCTAACAGAACATTTCGACCCTAAGAGACTTAACGCTTCCATGAGACTATTAATACAATCACGGGCGATCTATCCATACCACGTACTCCGAGAAAAGAGTGGCGCATGGGTATCACAAGCAGAACATACAATAATCGTTGAAAAAGACAGCTGCCAAGTTATAACTGAATAA
- the frhB gene encoding coenzyme F420 hydrogenase subunit beta — protein sequence MVLGKYKEVFAARSTDKEILKIAQDGGIVTGLLSYALDEKIIEGAVVAGPGDEFWKPEPMVAMTSDELKAAAGTKYTFSPNVWMLKKAVRQYGIEKLGTVGIPCQLMGIRKMQTYPFGVRFLADKIKLLIGIFCMENFSYSSLQTFISEKMGLSLELVEKMDIGKGKFWVYTQDDVYTLPLKETHGYEQAGCKVCNDYVAELADVSTGSVGTPDGWSTVFLRTDTGESIFKDALEAGLFETKPIEEVKPGLGLLEKLASQKKEKAEKTIAERKEMGLPTPY from the coding sequence ATGGTTTTAGGAAAATACAAAGAAGTATTTGCTGCCCGATCAACTGATAAAGAGATTTTGAAGATTGCACAGGACGGTGGGATTGTAACAGGACTACTATCATATGCTCTCGATGAAAAGATAATTGAGGGTGCAGTGGTCGCTGGTCCAGGAGATGAATTCTGGAAACCAGAACCTATGGTTGCAATGACATCAGATGAGCTGAAAGCAGCTGCAGGCACAAAGTACACGTTCTCTCCAAATGTTTGGATGCTTAAAAAGGCTGTTAGACAATACGGTATAGAAAAACTAGGTACAGTGGGCATACCCTGCCAGTTAATGGGTATAAGGAAGATGCAAACATATCCATTCGGTGTCAGATTCCTCGCTGATAAGATAAAATTACTCATTGGAATATTCTGCATGGAGAACTTCTCGTACAGTTCATTACAGACATTCATCTCTGAAAAGATGGGACTCAGCCTAGAACTAGTAGAGAAAATGGACATAGGTAAAGGAAAATTCTGGGTCTACACCCAGGATGATGTCTACACTCTACCACTTAAAGAAACCCATGGATATGAACAAGCCGGTTGCAAAGTATGCAATGATTATGTAGCTGAACTTGCAGATGTGTCAACAGGATCTGTAGGCACTCCCGACGGATGGTCTACCGTATTTCTAAGAACGGATACGGGGGAGTCAATATTCAAGGATGCGCTTGAAGCAGGTTTATTCGAGACCAAACCTATAGAAGAGGTTAAACCGGGCCTAGGATTGCTTGAAAAGTTGGCATCACAGAAAAAGGAAAAGGCAGAGAAGACTATTGCCGAGAGGAAGGAGATGGGGTTACCCACACCCTATTAA
- a CDS encoding class I SAM-dependent methyltransferase: MILEGPVGLYLKGLIDDLLDDIEKNVNGKVALDLGCGYGYYTVDLLQRGYEVDAVDISRNSIQMTRKKIEKMENHPKVKLHNINALKFRPGKKYDLIICFEMLEHLYEDLKLLKLINSWLKDDGVLLISVPHNEKLWNIRDEQAGHLRRYSKDEIKNKLKKANLKPTRILCYGFPFIRLFLGTYLKIEEKMQKKTIKEDKSNVPQTLPTLLRRMKKMSAPILKNLFKFDNLFINSDRGFGLVIMANKLPKRSVKDFAIQRK, from the coding sequence ATGATCTTAGAAGGGCCAGTAGGCCTCTATCTTAAAGGTCTAATTGATGATCTTTTAGACGACATTGAAAAGAATGTGAATGGTAAAGTAGCATTAGATTTAGGTTGTGGGTATGGATATTATACAGTGGATTTGCTTCAGAGAGGATATGAAGTTGATGCTGTTGATATTTCAAGAAATTCAATCCAGATGACCCGAAAAAAAATTGAGAAAATGGAAAATCATCCAAAAGTCAAACTACATAATATAAACGCGTTAAAATTCCGACCAGGGAAAAAATATGATCTTATAATCTGTTTTGAAATGCTAGAACACTTATATGAAGATTTAAAGTTATTAAAATTGATCAATTCATGGTTAAAAGATGATGGAGTTCTATTAATCAGCGTACCCCACAATGAAAAGCTTTGGAACATAAGAGACGAGCAAGCCGGCCACCTTAGAAGATACTCCAAGGACGAAATCAAAAATAAATTGAAAAAGGCAAATCTAAAACCTACAAGGATACTATGCTACGGTTTCCCATTCATCAGATTATTCCTAGGAACCTATTTAAAAATTGAGGAAAAAATGCAAAAAAAGACCATAAAGGAGGACAAAAGCAACGTCCCACAAACCCTGCCAACTCTATTAAGGCGGATGAAAAAAATGAGCGCACCCATACTAAAAAATCTTTTCAAATTCGACAACTTGTTCATTAATAGCGATCGAGGTTTTGGATTAGTAATAATGGCCAATAAATTACCCAAAAGGAGTGTTAAGGACTTTGCAATACAAAGAAAATAA
- a CDS encoding DUF4190 domain-containing protein translates to MRSNFAIASIAIGICAFIQLLGAEKAILAIIFGILALREIKEKELNGKYLAIAGIIIGIIYMILLIVILPSIMKILPKI, encoded by the coding sequence ATGAGGAGTAATTTTGCCATTGCAAGTATAGCTATTGGAATATGCGCTTTCATACAGCTTCTTGGAGCAGAGAAGGCAATATTAGCAATAATATTCGGCATACTAGCCCTCAGAGAAATCAAGGAAAAGGAGCTAAATGGAAAATATCTAGCCATTGCAGGGATAATCATAGGTATAATCTATATGATACTTTTAATAGTCATATTACCCTCTATAATGAAGATACTGCCAAAAATATAG